Genomic segment of Candidatus Babeliales bacterium:
AATAAATTCGGCTTTTTTACGGGAAGCTATGCAATTAACCCGATAAATAATCAAGAGATTCCTATTTGGGTTACTAATTACGTTCTGAGTGGTTATGGAACCGGCGCCGTTATGGGTGTGCCGGGGCATGACGAGCGAGATAACGAATTTGCAAATAGTTACGACCTTCCAATAATTTATGTGGTCGATAATGATCAAGTGCGTGAGCAGAAAAACGGCCCGCGCGGTTGTTATTCTTATGAAGGAACGCTTATCAACAGTGAAGCGTTTAGCGGCTCTGATGCAAAAGCTGGCGCTCGCAAAATGATAGAAACGCTTGCGAAAGAAAGCAAAGCGCAAAAAAAAGTCACCTATAAATTGCGCGATTGGATTTTCTCTCGTCAGCGTTATTGGGGTGAACCAATTCCTATAATTCATTGCCCAAAAGATGGCGTGGTGCCCGTTCCTGAAGATCAGTTGCCGGTGGTATTGCCACGTGTAAAAGAATATCAGCCGACCGGCACTGGAGAATCGCCACTTGCAGCTATTGAATCTTTTGTAAATACCACGTGCCCAAAATGTGGTGGCCAGGCAAAGCGCGAAACAAATACGATGCCGCAATGGGCAGGATCAAGCTGGTATTTCTTGCGTTATCCAAATCCACATCTTAAAGATAAGCCTTTTGATAAAAAAGACATGGAATATTGGCTCCCAGTAGATCAATACGTGGGCGGTATTGAGCATGCAATATTGCATTTGCTTTATGCGCGATTTTATACAAAAGTGCTTTACGATTTGGGCTATCTATCTTTTGATGAGCCGTTTGCGCATTTATTTAATCAAGGAATGGTCTGCAAATATTCGGAACTATCGGGCCATGTGGAGAAGATGTCTAAATCAAAAGGAAACGTAGTTAATCCTGATGAAATTGTAGGAGAATATGGCTCCGATGCATTGCGCATGTACATTTTATTTATGGGCCCGCCCGAACTAGATTGCGAATGGCAAGATTTGGGGCTTGAGGGCGTTAAGCGTTTCCTCAATCGCCTCTGGATTTTCTTGACCGATAAAGAGCGTATGCTGCTTGCTGGCGAGCGTGAGGAAAAGGAAGTGACTAAGCGCTTCAATCGCTTTTTGAAAGATTATCAAGAGCGCATTGCTCATTTTAAACCTAATACCGCGGTTTCCGCCTGCATGGAATGGTTTAATGATGCCTCTGCGCAGAAAATGAGATTAAGCAGAGAAACGATGGAAAAATTATTGGTCGCATTGTCGGTTCTTATTCCTCATTTTTCTTCAGAATTGTTGGAGCAATTGCTTGGCAAAGAATTGCAAAGCTGCCCATGGCCGCATTTTGATCCTGCGCTTGCAATGCGTGATGAGATTTCATTTATGATTCAAGTAAACGGAAAATTACGGGGTGAGTTAATGATTGCGCCGGGCTCGGATCGTGCGATTATTGAACCGCAAGCATACGCGTTTGTTCAAAAATATGTTGAAGGAAAACAACTCGTGAATGTTGTTTTTGTTCCTGATCGATTAATAAATTTTGTCGTAAAGTGAGGCATGCAAATGGAACTGCTCAATCAAGAAATTATCGAACAGTTAAAATCGGAAAGCGTGCGATTTCAAGCACTGCAGCAAGAGGTGCAGAAAGTAATCGTTGGTAACGAGCAAACGATTACATTTATCATGATTGCCCTTCTTTCAAATGGGCACATTTTGCTTGAAGGCGTTCCTGGTGTTGCTAAAACAACAATGATAAAAACAATCACGCAGGCACTCGGGCTTCATTTTAAACGTATTCAATTTACTCCCGATTTATTGCCCGCAGATTTAATCGGTACCTTAATTTATAATCCAAAGACTCAAGAATTTGAAACTAAAAAAGGCCCCATTTTTGCTAATCTCATTCTCGCTGATGAAATTAACCGAACTCCTGCAAAAGTACAGGCGGCACTTCTGGAGGCGATGCAAGAGCAACAGGTGACCATTGGTTCAAATACGTTTCCGCTTGATAAGCCGTTCTTAGTTTTTGCTACGCAAAATCCTTTAGAGCAAGAGGGCACTTATCGTTTACCGGAAGCGCAAATCGATCGCTTCATGTTTAAGTTGCTTATTGATTATCTAACGCCATCACAAGAAAAGCAGCTTTTGCAACGAACTTCAGTAACCGCGCCTGTGCATCAAGTATTAACGCACGAAGATATTTTTGCAGCGCAAGAATTTGTGAAAAAAATATATGTCGACGAAAAAGTAATCGATTATATCATTTCTATTGTTTTTGCGACGCGTAATCCAAGCGCATATAAAATGCCTCAGTTGAAATCGCTCATTGAATATGGTGTTTCGCCTCGGGCGACACTTGGTCTGTTTCAAGCTGCGCAAGCACACGCTTTTTTAAGAAAACGTCATTTTGTGACGCCTGATGATGTTAAAGCGGTTGTTCATCCACTCTTGCGTCATCGCATTACACTAACGTATGATGCGCAAGCGGATGGTATAAAACCGGATGATGTTATTACCACAATTATCCAAACGGTTCCAACGCCGTAAAAATTAATTTTGCGTAGATATTTTCAGGAGTTATAAAAACAATGACGTTTGAGCTCTCTATTGGCTTAACTAACTTGTATCGCCTCAGATGAGGAATAAATGCGGCATTCATCGTTATATTCCGCTTGACAACCTCAGACCTAGAGGGTTATTGTTTGAAGGTAGTTCTCACGAAGGGACGCGATGAAACAGCCATGGTGGTTAATAAATAGTATTCTTGTTTTAGTGGCAGCGCTAGCGATTGCATTTATGTTTTTTGCCAGACCAAAGCTACCGGCGCGAGTTTCTTTTCAGCCGAAGAATGAAGTTCGCGCACACAAGCAAGAAATAACAAAAATCGATTTGGCAAAAATTTATGCCAATGATTTATTTGACACCTACAAAGCGCCGGCAGTAATGCAGCCAGAAGTGCCAGATTCTTTAGGCACACCATTGCCTCCACCACCAACTCCAAAAATGAGCACTGTTCCGCAAGCGCCTCCTCCTCGGTTCCTTGAGCCATTAGCAATTAATCTAAAAGGTATAGTAGTTGGCTCTGATGAGCGCCTCGATATTGCGATTATTGAAAGCACTAAAGAGGGAAGATCGAAAAACTATCGCCTTGGTGAAAAAATTGAAGATGCTCAACTGATAAAGATTTATAAAAATAAAATTATTTTGATTCGTGCAAATGGCCAGCAGGAAACTCTCTATGTGAATCAATTTGATGCAGAGCTTGAGCAGCTGTTATCGCCAAAAACAAATTGGGATTCTGTCATTAACAAAGTGAGTGAAACAGAATATTTAGTTGATCCCGATCTCTTTGTAGAACGTGTTGAAAATCTTGCCCAGTTTATTGATATGTTCAACATTACGACGGTGTTCCAACAAGGCGTGAGCATCGGATGCCGCATTGGCAAAATGCAGGCTACATCACCAGGATTTGCGCTCGGCATTCTGCCCGGCGATATTATCCAAGAAATAAATGGCATTTCTTGTGCAACGGTAAATGGCCGCGTACAGGCGTACGAAAAAATCTCTTCATTGCCTATTGGTGGTACCATAGCAGTGAAATTATTGCGCAAAAATATACCAATTAGTTTATTCTATAAGCTACAAAAGTTGGATCAAGTTATTCAACCGGCGCTTGCTGATGTACAAGGGTCGGATGCAACAGTAACGGCGCAACGAGCAGTAAAAGAACCTGATCGTATAACGGTAGCTCGAGATCTGGGCACATTTGAACTTGAAGAGCAACGCGTAGCGCTGCGCCATAAGCAGGAAAAATATAGATCAGTGGTTAATGAAAATAATAAACATGAAAAAAGAATTATGGTCTCCCAAAAACCGCAGCGAACATTGCGTGGCAAATTGCAGGATAGCTTTGAGCGCAACATATAACCGCGTGGATACATTATGAATAAGTATATTGTTTTTTTAGCGTTATCTAGTTCTGTGCTCACGAGTACGATTTTTTCTGATGAGCCAACAGCTTCTGTAGCGGGAAGTAGTAGAAAAGCCACAAAAAAATCTGTTAATGCTGTTTCTTTGCCGGAATCTGCAAACACACCAATAGAAAATAGTGATAATCACAATACGCCAGTATTTGATCAAGATCCTCGCTTTGAGCAAGTTTGTCTCATAAATGAAGGCGATCAAAGTGAACGTCTTGTCATCGATAAAGATGAAGCGAAAGAAACAAGTATTATTGGTGCGTTAGCGCGCCCAATAACTGCAACCGATGACCCTAAAGAAGCAATCGAGATCAATTTTGATAATACCGATCTTCAGAATGTTTTATCGTGGGTTTCTGATGTATTTCAAGTTAATTTCTTAGCTGACGATGCAATTAATCCGCAACCTGCAAGCGCAAGAATAGTGAGCGGTAATAAAATTACGTTCAAAACTCAAAAGCCGCTTACTAAACGGCAAGTATGGGATCTTTTCATTACGTTCCTTGATCTTTTTGGATTGAGTATTGTCAAAGGCACATCACCGAATCTTTATAAGGTTGTCTCAACAGATCCTAAGGCGGTTCGTTCTGCTGCTCGTTCAACACTAACTTCTTTTTTGAATGTTCATTGGTCTTGTTTGCCAAATAGTGATGAACGAATTCGTTACATTTATTTTATCCGCAATAGTACTCTTGCAACTCTTCAGGGGATCGTAGATGCGTTCAGAAGCAACACGGGAACGGTAAATCCATTGCCCGACCTTAATGCATTTGTTTTAACCGATAAAGGAACGAACGTTCGTTCGGTGATGCAAATTGTTGAAGAACTTGATAGCACTAGTTCGCCTGAAGCGCTTTCTGTTCTTAAATTAGAGCATGCGGATGCTGAAGAGGTAAAAGCTTTTTATGATAAATTAACCCAAGCTGAAGATCCACGAGGGCTTGCTGCGCGTATTTTGGGGGCAAAAAAAGCACCGTCATCTATTTACTTTCCAGATAACACGCGTGTATTTGCAGAGCGCCGAACCAATACATTGATTATTTTAGGTACTCAGGAAGGTATTCGAAAAGTTGAAGATTTTATTATTAATTACGTTGATACCGAAATAAAAGTTCCTTATTCGCCATTGTATGTTTATGAATTGCAATATACAAAAGCGGAAGACGTGGCCGCTATTTTAACTGCGGTGACTAAGTTTGCGCCAGATTCTGCAGCTTCGCAAAGTGGTGGTGTACGAGATGGTGATAAATATTTACGACCGATGACGTTCCAAGCTGAACCATCTGGCAATAGATTATTGATAAGTGCAGAAAAAGAAGATTATTTAAAAGTCCTCGATATTATAAAAAAACTAGATGTTAAGCAACCACAAATTGCGTTAGAAGTTCTTGTGGTTAACGTTGTTGCAAACGATGATCGTGCAATCGGTGTTCAAATTCGCAATAAAGGTCAGGATGTTTTTGGGCATGGCATTAATGCTCAAACCTCTGGCATGCCTTTGGGCGGCGGAACATTTTCTTCGCCGGTGGTTGATCCAAATAGCGGAAGTTTGCTTGCCAATCTTATTTCGCTCGCACAAGGTCAAACCGTAGGCGCGACATTAATATCGATCTCCAATAAATTTAATAGTGTTTGGGCGCTCTTTAAATTGCTTGAAACGCAAGTGCATTTGAATGTTATCTCCAATCCATTCTTGGTAACGGTGAATAACTACGCTGCCCAGGTTTCGCTTGGTGAAACACGCCGTGTAATAACGGGCCAGGTTCAGTCGCAGGTGAATACTGAAACGCAGGGAGACGTAACTGCAAATTTAACCGTAAATATTACGCCGCTTATTAATAGCACCGGAAATATTAACTTGCAAATTAATATCAGTGTTGATTCTTTTACCGACACGAACAATCCTTCAAGCGCAACGCGTGATACCAAAACAATAAAAACTAATGCAAACGTCGGTAATGGAGAAGTTCTTGCGATCGGTGGATTACTCAGGTCAACCGAGGCTGATGTTACCTATAAAGTACCGATTTTGGGGGACATTCCACTACTTGGATGGCTCTTTAAAAATAAAGAAAAAACCAAGAATAAAGATAATTTATTGGTATTTATTTCGCCACGCATTATTGAACCAAAATTAGAAGGCGGCATTGGTTCTTATTCGCAAGATAAAGCTGATCACAGCAAAGTGATTATGACCGAAATGCGCCATCCTGCAGAGCGTCGCGATATTATTCATCGCTGGTTCTTTAATGATCGACCAGATGAAAACACAGAAGTGGTCGATAATTATATTGCCGGCAAAAATCAAGAACAATGGTGCAATCCAGACTGCATGAATCCTTATTATGACCGCGTGCGTGTCGTTGGTGTAGGTGATTTACCGCCTGACGTACGTGCAAGGCTTGCCCCTGGAATTAGCAGGGAAGATGTTACTTTGGAGCAAGAGCGCACCGATTTTGCTGCAGCTGATCCTAAAAATGGAACTCCCGAAAAGCCGGTAAACGTGCAATTGAAAACGGTTAACGCTAAAGAAATTATAACTTCAGAAAAAAAATCAATTGTTGCTCAAGCACTACAGACAAAAAAATCACCTCCTGGCCCAGAGACTAAAGGTGCTTCTGCAAAAAAATCTGTCAAACGGCGAGGATCGATTATGAGCTCGTTACCTGAAGGTAAGGAGGCAGTAGCATGATCGATATTTTTATTCCAAGAAAAATTGGATCTTATTTTGTTCTCCCTCAGCGTATTCTTGGCATTGATATTAATAAGCGATTTGTACATGCAGCTCAATTATCGTGCGCTGGAAATCGGATAGTTATTGAAAAGTTAATGCAGGAGCCGATAGAAACTGATCAAAGCGTAGAATATCCACAACGTGTTGCATCTGCCATTAAAAGAATTATAAAACGAGCCGATCGTTACGATGCTATCAGGACGCCGCTCAGCAGTACCGGTATTGTTTTCAAGCAATTAACGTTACCGTTCACAGATTATGAAAAAATTAAAATGGTTGTGCCGTATGAAATCGAATCATCGCTCCCATTTTCCCTTGCGGATGCAATAGTTGATGTTATTGTTATCGCGACTGATGAAGAAAAAAAGAGCTCTACAGTGCTCGTTGCCGCGACGCAAAAATCGCTCGTGCAAGAAACGCTGTCCTATTTTCAGTTGGCAGGCGTTGAGCCTCAAGCTGTTACGGTCGACGTTTTTGATATTTACGGGTTGTACATGATGATGCCATCACTTTCCAATCTTTCAGGAAGTGTTGTACTGATCGATGTTGGCCATTATATGACGCGTATCATGCTTATAATTGATCGCCAACTAAAACTTATTCGCACGGTGCCTAAAGGTGTTGTCACGATTGCGCGTTCAATGGCAAATTTACTCAATATTTCGCCAACGCAGGCTTTAGAAGAGCTTTTGCGATTTGGTTTTGAAAAACATGATGGCGCGGAATATTATCAATCGGTTACTTCTGGTTCTGCAGATTTTTGGCAAACGGTTCAGTTTACGCTTCAATCGTTTAGCTCTCAAATTCCTTCTGGCCAAATTGATCATATTATTTTAATGGGATCCGGATGCGAAATTGCAGGTATGCGGCAATATGCAGTAAATTTCCTCAAGCATGATGTAACTATTTTTGATCCACATGCATTATTAAATAATAAAGCAATCACAATTAAACAGGGGCAGCGAATTGAGCAAGACGCGGTGCACAGTTTAGCAGCAGCGTTGCCTAGCCCTATCACGAGCGATATTAATTTGCGACAAGCTGAACTTGCGCCTTCGACTGCAAATTTATTTGTTCAACAATTTCTCACCGCTGCGATCTTGGCATTTTCAATTCTTGCTGGATTGATTGGCTATTCGTGGTGGCAAACTTCATCCGCTGCAAAAAAAGTAAAAAGTAGCGAGCGGGAAGTTGTTCGAGCACTTCAGGATCTACAACTTACCGATGCGTTCGATTTGCAGCGTGCTGAAACTGAAGCTGCTGAAAAAGTGCAGCGTGAAGAGGAATTATGGTTTGCATTCTCGCGACAAACGCGATTCTCATTCCTGAAAGCATTGCAGGAAATGAGCAGTGCAATTGATCGTGATGCAATCGGATTGAAATTGCGCAAATTAGTGATTACCCCAAACGCTTTGCTTTTTGAGGGTGAGGTAAAAGATTTTAACGCACTTAAAGTACTTGAGCGCGAATTGCGCGAATCAAATCTCTTCATTATTGTTCCGACGATGCAAGAGTTAAAAATTAATGAAAAGTTCTTCTTCAAAAAGAATGGGACTGAACAATGATGGAATTTTTTAAACGTTTACAAATTACCATCGATTCAATAGATGAGAAGCAGTTTCGTTATTATCTTTTTGCTGCATTCGGCGTTATTTTTTTAATAGCAGGAATCATTGTTTATCGCTATTATTCAACGCTTAGTACGTTACGAAAGAAGACGATCGAAATTAACCGTAAACGTGAGCAAGTAAGTGAGTTGCTTGGGCGTTACGAAATGGTAAAAAAGCAGCAAGCAGAGGTTGATGCGATTTTGGCGAAAGATAAAGATTTTAAAATTGGTGGTTATTTTAATGATCTTGTTTTGAAATTTGGACTCGCTTCAAATAAAACGCGGGAACCGGAAACATCGCGCGAAACGCTTGATAATGGCTACACTGAAGTGAAACTGTATGCAAGTTTTACTAATATGACGACAAAGCAAGTAGCGGAACTTCTTGATGCAATTGAGCAAACTGATCGCGTGTACACCAAAGAAGTCGAGATGTATAAGCAGACTGGTAATGGTAATGGACAAACAATTAACGTTAATTTACTAATCGCAACTATCGAACCGAAAGCGGAAGAAATTTCTGCTGTAGCGGAGTAAAAAAGCAATGTCACAATTAAAATACGATAGATTACGCACACTCGTTATTGGTGTCTGTTTACTTGCAAC
This window contains:
- a CDS encoding MoxR family ATPase, which encodes MELLNQEIIEQLKSESVRFQALQQEVQKVIVGNEQTITFIMIALLSNGHILLEGVPGVAKTTMIKTITQALGLHFKRIQFTPDLLPADLIGTLIYNPKTQEFETKKGPIFANLILADEINRTPAKVQAALLEAMQEQQVTIGSNTFPLDKPFLVFATQNPLEQEGTYRLPEAQIDRFMFKLLIDYLTPSQEKQLLQRTSVTAPVHQVLTHEDIFAAQEFVKKIYVDEKVIDYIISIVFATRNPSAYKMPQLKSLIEYGVSPRATLGLFQAAQAHAFLRKRHFVTPDDVKAVVHPLLRHRITLTYDAQADGIKPDDVITTIIQTVPTP
- the pilM gene encoding pilus assembly protein PilM, translated to MIDIFIPRKIGSYFVLPQRILGIDINKRFVHAAQLSCAGNRIVIEKLMQEPIETDQSVEYPQRVASAIKRIIKRADRYDAIRTPLSSTGIVFKQLTLPFTDYEKIKMVVPYEIESSLPFSLADAIVDVIVIATDEEKKSSTVLVAATQKSLVQETLSYFQLAGVEPQAVTVDVFDIYGLYMMMPSLSNLSGSVVLIDVGHYMTRIMLIIDRQLKLIRTVPKGVVTIARSMANLLNISPTQALEELLRFGFEKHDGAEYYQSVTSGSADFWQTVQFTLQSFSSQIPSGQIDHIILMGSGCEIAGMRQYAVNFLKHDVTIFDPHALLNNKAITIKQGQRIEQDAVHSLAAALPSPITSDINLRQAELAPSTANLFVQQFLTAAILAFSILAGLIGYSWWQTSSAAKKVKSSEREVVRALQDLQLTDAFDLQRAETEAAEKVQREEELWFAFSRQTRFSFLKALQEMSSAIDRDAIGLKLRKLVITPNALLFEGEVKDFNALKVLERELRESNLFIIVPTMQELKINEKFFFKKNGTEQ
- the leuS gene encoding leucine--tRNA ligase, producing MSYDFKAIEEKWQQRWAENNPAKTKPTGSGKKFYCLDMFPYPSGSGLHVGHWRGYVLSDIYARIKWLEGFNVLHPMGWDAFGLPAENDAIKKGIQPEVGTAKNIAVFKEQLNKIGAIYDWSKEINTTDPDYYKWTQWIFLKMYDAGLAYQAELPINWCPSCLTGLANEEVVNGKCERCGTIVTEKKIRQWVLKITEYAEKLLEGLDRLDWPEKVKLMQRNWIGKSHGAEIQFTVATPTGKKLPMPIFTTSPETLFGVTFIAIAHDYKDIKEILASGKEKELTNFMNELHEQSEHDTNKFGFFTGSYAINPINNQEIPIWVTNYVLSGYGTGAVMGVPGHDERDNEFANSYDLPIIYVVDNDQVREQKNGPRGCYSYEGTLINSEAFSGSDAKAGARKMIETLAKESKAQKKVTYKLRDWIFSRQRYWGEPIPIIHCPKDGVVPVPEDQLPVVLPRVKEYQPTGTGESPLAAIESFVNTTCPKCGGQAKRETNTMPQWAGSSWYFLRYPNPHLKDKPFDKKDMEYWLPVDQYVGGIEHAILHLLYARFYTKVLYDLGYLSFDEPFAHLFNQGMVCKYSELSGHVEKMSKSKGNVVNPDEIVGEYGSDALRMYILFMGPPELDCEWQDLGLEGVKRFLNRLWIFLTDKERMLLAGEREEKEVTKRFNRFLKDYQERIAHFKPNTAVSACMEWFNDASAQKMRLSRETMEKLLVALSVLIPHFSSELLEQLLGKELQSCPWPHFDPALAMRDEISFMIQVNGKLRGELMIAPGSDRAIIEPQAYAFVQKYVEGKQLVNVVFVPDRLINFVVK
- a CDS encoding type II secretion system protein N produces the protein MKQPWWLINSILVLVAALAIAFMFFARPKLPARVSFQPKNEVRAHKQEITKIDLAKIYANDLFDTYKAPAVMQPEVPDSLGTPLPPPPTPKMSTVPQAPPPRFLEPLAINLKGIVVGSDERLDIAIIESTKEGRSKNYRLGEKIEDAQLIKIYKNKIILIRANGQQETLYVNQFDAELEQLLSPKTNWDSVINKVSETEYLVDPDLFVERVENLAQFIDMFNITTVFQQGVSIGCRIGKMQATSPGFALGILPGDIIQEINGISCATVNGRVQAYEKISSLPIGGTIAVKLLRKNIPISLFYKLQKLDQVIQPALADVQGSDATVTAQRAVKEPDRITVARDLGTFELEEQRVALRHKQEKYRSVVNENNKHEKRIMVSQKPQRTLRGKLQDSFERNI
- a CDS encoding secretin N-terminal domain-containing protein yields the protein MNKYIVFLALSSSVLTSTIFSDEPTASVAGSSRKATKKSVNAVSLPESANTPIENSDNHNTPVFDQDPRFEQVCLINEGDQSERLVIDKDEAKETSIIGALARPITATDDPKEAIEINFDNTDLQNVLSWVSDVFQVNFLADDAINPQPASARIVSGNKITFKTQKPLTKRQVWDLFITFLDLFGLSIVKGTSPNLYKVVSTDPKAVRSAARSTLTSFLNVHWSCLPNSDERIRYIYFIRNSTLATLQGIVDAFRSNTGTVNPLPDLNAFVLTDKGTNVRSVMQIVEELDSTSSPEALSVLKLEHADAEEVKAFYDKLTQAEDPRGLAARILGAKKAPSSIYFPDNTRVFAERRTNTLIILGTQEGIRKVEDFIINYVDTEIKVPYSPLYVYELQYTKAEDVAAILTAVTKFAPDSAASQSGGVRDGDKYLRPMTFQAEPSGNRLLISAEKEDYLKVLDIIKKLDVKQPQIALEVLVVNVVANDDRAIGVQIRNKGQDVFGHGINAQTSGMPLGGGTFSSPVVDPNSGSLLANLISLAQGQTVGATLISISNKFNSVWALFKLLETQVHLNVISNPFLVTVNNYAAQVSLGETRRVITGQVQSQVNTETQGDVTANLTVNITPLINSTGNINLQINISVDSFTDTNNPSSATRDTKTIKTNANVGNGEVLAIGGLLRSTEADVTYKVPILGDIPLLGWLFKNKEKTKNKDNLLVFISPRIIEPKLEGGIGSYSQDKADHSKVIMTEMRHPAERRDIIHRWFFNDRPDENTEVVDNYIAGKNQEQWCNPDCMNPYYDRVRVVGVGDLPPDVRARLAPGISREDVTLEQERTDFAAADPKNGTPEKPVNVQLKTVNAKEIITSEKKSIVAQALQTKKSPPGPETKGASAKKSVKRRGSIMSSLPEGKEAVA